In one Macaca fascicularis isolate 582-1 chromosome 6, T2T-MFA8v1.1 genomic region, the following are encoded:
- the LOC102145184 gene encoding uncharacterized protein: protein MIFIRLKTSSQMVNRVERNELESYTESARDTAPRPGRAGSGRRFPILGGGTPKRRGTQVSASPTRTPGVGALWPRPTRPAQAAAWPGDPAPGQGELGRTSSTGQPAPRNRVKGAPSPCLSPRKFPTDARSEGESPGAARSCAVPGDRAQQKPGPQPLLLAFLFQFSPDLRWN from the coding sequence ATGATTTTTATTAGGTTAAAGACCAGTTCACAGATGGTAAATCGCGTGGAGAGAAATGAGCTGGAGAGTTACACCGAGTCAGCGCGGGACACGGCTCccaggccgggccgggccgggagTGGGAGGCGGTTCCCGATCCTAGGCGGCGGGACTCCCAAGCGCCGAGGGACCCAAGTCTCTGCTTCACCCACACGCACACCCGGCGTCGGGGCGCTGTGGCCTCGCCCCACACGCCCAGCGCAGGCCGCAGCCTGGCCTGGGGATCCGGCACCAGGGCAGGGTGAGCTCGGCCGGACATCCTCCACAGGACAGCCCGCACCCCGTAATCGCGTCAAAGGCGCCCCATCCCCCTGTCTCTCGCCGCGCAAGTTTCCCACCGACGCCCGCTCGGAAGGCGAGAGCCCCGGCGCGGCCCGGAGCTGCGCGGTCCCCGGGGACCGCGCGCAACAAAAGCCCGGCCCGCAACCCCTGCTCCTCGCCTTCCTTTTTCAATTCTCCCCTGATCTCAGGTGGAATTAG